DNA from Balaenoptera musculus isolate JJ_BM4_2016_0621 chromosome 4, mBalMus1.pri.v3, whole genome shotgun sequence:
GTCCAAGTAACTTGACCATTTCCAGAACAAAACTCAAGAATAACATAGGATTACAAAAATATCTATCACCAAACCAAAGTAAAATTCACAGTATTTTCTGCCTAATGAAAAATtaccaagaatttttaaaagtaggaaaataCAACCCATAATGAGAACAATCAATCAGTTGAAACTATGAATGACAGATGATAGAATtagattaaaaacattaaaacagtTGTTATAACTGTATACAATATGTTCAAGAAGTTAGAAGATTAAACATGTTTGCTAGAGACATGAAAGATGCAAGAAGAAAATACCCAAACTGAATTTATAGAGATAAAAACTAAATTGTCTGAGATTAAAAATATCTCTCAGGGGTTATTGACAGATAGACATTTTAGAATTAGTGAccttgaagacacagcaagagaaattatccaaaataaaacacagaaaaaaaataaagactgaaataaacatAAGTAAAATGTGGGATAATTTGCAAGTAGTTGAAGAACCTGGAAATGGGGAATggggtaaaaaatatatttaaagaaatattgcaTATTGTTTAAAaccaatgataaaaaaaatcttaaaacaatcagagaaaaataagaacacacAGAGGGACAAAGACAAGTATGACACCAGATTTTTCTTCAGAAACaatgcaactaagaagtccataGAACAGTATCTTTAAATCACTGAAAGAAACATATAGTCAACTCAACCTTGAAATTTTTTACCCAGAGATATTTTTTACCTAAAGATATTTTgagaatatctttcaaaaatgaaggcagataaagactttctcaaaTACATAAATGCTGagggaattcatcaccagcaggcttgaaaaataaatgttaaaggaagtcctttAAGCTGAAGGATAATGATACTAGATGGAAGGCTGGATCTATACAAAGCATTGAGGGGTTTTAGAAATGTTAACTacagggataaacatgaagacatttttttattatttaagccttttaaaaagataattggccttttaaagtaaaaaataataacaatgcgTAAAATGTATAAAACCCAGAGCACAAAGGTCAGAGGAGGGAAGTAAAAGTTCACTGTTTTAAGATTTAAAGACGTATTATATCATTTGAATGTAGACTGTAATGAATTAGAGATGTTTATTAATAACTAAGAAATTACTAAAATAACACAACATAGATTTGTAACTAATCATCCAACaatgaagataaaatggaatcataaaaaaatactgatgtaaTCTAGAAGAAgtcataaaaagaggaaaaaataaagaacagatgggacaaataaaaaacagacatCAAGAGTGTTGCTTTTAacccaactatatcaataattgcattaaatgAAAATAGGTTAAACACCCCAATTAAATGAGAGATTTTCAGACTGGATTTTCTTAACAAGTAAAACAaactatatgttgcctacaaaaaatgcattttaaatataaagatgtaACTAGGTTGAAAaaggatgtaaaaagatatttcatgctaacattaatcaaaagctagaataacaatattaatattagacaaagtagatttcagagaaaACAATACTACCAAGGATAAAGAGGGTCATTTCATAGTGATAAAGATTAAATTCATCAAAAAAATAGTGCGTTTGAACATGTGTGCCCTTAATAATAGAGCTTCAAAAAACATGAAGCAACAACTGACAGATGGTATGGAGAAATAGGCAAATGTACAATTATAGTCAGAGATTTCAACATTCccctctcaataattgatagaacaagtaggcAAAATCAGTGAGGGTATAGAAGACTTGAAAAGCTCTAGCAACCAAATTggcctaattgacatttatagaacactttacCAACAACAATAgaatatacatcttttttttcaagTGTACACCATCATCCATCAAGATAGACTATATTCTGACAATAAAGAaaggctcaataaatataaaaagattcaAGTCACATGTTCTATGAccacaatagaattaaattagaagtcaACAACAGAAAGAGATctggaaaatcctcaaatatttggaaactatacaatacatttataaataacctatgggtcaaagaagaaatcaaaagggaaattgaaagtgtttgaaatgaatgaatatgaaagcacatatcaaaatttgtgggatgcagctaaagcaaaacaatatttttaaaaagggaaatttatgagACTAAATCTCTATTTTAGACAAGAAAAGTTTTATATTAATGACTTCAGTTTCCAccttaaaatgctaaaaaaaagaacaaatgaaacacaAAATAGTCAGAAGAAAGGATATAATATAGATCAGAGGgtaaatcaataaaacagaaaatgtaaaaacaatagaaaaattatgTGAACAATAACTTGTTCTTCAGGAAAtccataaaattgataaatctctagatggggaaaaaagaagaaaattatcagTATCAAAGAGAAGTGAAGTCACTACaaattctacagatattaaaagaataatatgagaatattttgaacaactttatgccaataaatttaacaacttagaTTAGAGGGACAAATCCCTCAAAAGACACAAATTTACAAAGTTCACTCAACAAGAAATAGGTAACTTGAAGAGccttatatctattaaagaatttAAGTTTGTAGCTAAAAACCTTCCTGACTAATGGGCATCAGATATATCTGgtacataaaactttaaaatattttggaattcaaATGATATAAACCAGAggcaaaaaattcaaatatttccaGGTGCCAGGTAAATAACATAAGTGAATGATGTGgaataattacaggaaaaaacaacTGCCAAAAATAcaatctaactttatttttactgaacCATGgtatatatagaaatgcaacaacaTAAACATATATGAtagcaaagattttattttaaattaaacataaaaacttaAAGTCAGTatgtaattattaattattaactttatttcttGTGGGTTTTTCTTGGCTCTTCTCTGGAATCAGAAACctgattccttttcttctgcccttaaatattagtattttttgTGTTTCCTATGGCACTGTGgacaacttaaaatattttactttgacaTCAGCATTTAATTTTCTACAGattcataatggaaaataattattgacATAAGTAGGCACTTCCAAATATGGATAGAATTCTTGCACAAAATGTGCTCTTCCTCTCTTTACTTGGGTGGCTTCTTCTCATTGTTCAGTTCTCagaattaaaatttcttcttcagaGATGCCCTCTCTCCattatctctttcttctgttttcttaataGTATTTTTCTTACTAGTAGCTACACTTTTCTTTGTTAACCTGATACTCATCTTTTCTCCTAGCCTGTAGTTCAATGGGtgcagagtctcagtttccctcatCATTGTATAACTTAGTACATAAACTGCCTCAGGAGTTCCACAAACAATTGAAGAAACAGTGACTAAGCTCTGGTCAGAGGGTAGGACTGATAGCTGTCACGTACAATTTTCTTGGTCAGTGATGATTTGAGACCGAATTACATGCCTACTCCAAACGGAGAGAgatagaaagtttttttttttaattatttttttggaggGCAATTTAAGAGCACTTATCAGAGTTTAAATAGGACACACACTTTGACCGAACTCTTGGCCTTTCAGAAATATATTCTGTAGAGACTTACAGAATGCATACCTTTTAAAGCAGCAATTCTTTTCCTAGACATTTAGCCTCAAGGAGAAGTCAGACAAGTACCAAATATGTGCTGAGATGCATTCTCATTACGATGttatttgtaaaagcaaaaaaacagaGATTGGAAATGAGCTAAATGtacttcaaaattatttaaataagtttTGGTATAATCATCAATGAAATGCTATGCAGGCATTAAAATTATAACTGTAGTTAGTTACAGTTAAAAATAACAGTGGAAATAAATCTACAGTATattattgttaagtgaaaaaagtttaaataatatgtataaaataatcattccccttttttcttttttggttaaaaaCACAACTAATGGTCAtatatgtgggtatatatatGGTCATGCCCAGAAAAACATCTAGGAGAATATATAGAAAGTTGATCACAGTAATTATCTCTGGCTAGTGGAATATCTAAATTCTTTTTGATACTGTTTATTGTTACAAGGAAtatgcattaattttataataatttttagaacTAATAAAGATTTCTccatttgtgaaaaatatttcttaagaagATTATCTCTCttctcttagaaataaattttaatgtctCCCATGCCTTTCAGTCAGAAATTTCTTCCAATTATGGGGTGTTTCACATTGATGAGAAACgagaactgttttaaaaaaaaaaacattgacttttatttctcttacaaCATGATCCAGAACATATTTAtgcttaaaaccttttttttttttttttggtttatttcgCTGAGTATTAATAATTGTTTTGAAGTTATGATTTTGTTATCAGGATCAATTTGCAAActtgatttcatttacatttgaCTACATCagtatttgttaagtgaattCAAATAACTAATTTAAATAACTAATTTGTATGGTATTCCATTTGCTGTGTATAACATAAGCTCTGTATAAAAGGTGAGCCACCATCCCACCAACAGACGATCAGCTAATCACCCTGACATATCATGCTGTGTCATATggggtcttcatttctttagCAACCACTTCCAGTAAGAGCTGGATCACTGAGCTAGATAATAGTCCAGCTAGTTTACAGTTTCTTTCCGTGCACGGATCAATCCAAACAGCCTGATGGGATCATCATGAATGTTTTCCTCTATTGCCTGGCTTTCTGGTGGGAAACTGTCCATCAAAGTGGTCTTAGAAAGGTTGATATCCGTTGCATGTACCTGCCCATCCTCATCCTTGTCTGACGaataagttttctgtttcttgggcTTTCTGCGCTTCCCCTCACAGCTGTGATCTAGTGAGGCATAGAACACCTTTGCTTCAGTTTCCTAGAAAGAAAGGTATGTTAATTCTTCATTGTTAGCCATTCTTTAACTTTGATGACCTCTGGGTATTTCTAAGGCCTATAAAAAACACACAGCTTGTTTTCTGGGCTTCAGCTACCTTATTTGCCAAATTTGTCAATTAGGATGATAAGACTTTGGAGTGGAAAACACTTAAGtgaactttttgtgtgtgtatagttgtatttcttttttatactcaAAATATACATGAACCTTGTAGATGGATTTTTACCTGCCTCTCCCCCTGCCTTCACCTCAGGGAGTGCTTGCCCTATGTTTCGCCTATCAAGTAACAATACTGATTTGTTAAACTGGGAACAAAGCATGATAGGAGGGAATTTAACCAATCAAAAATCTGCTTTACATATGTTTAATACTTGGTCATTTGATGGTACCCGCAAAACTCCcaaatttttctacatttttgagACTCAGAAGTATaatgttagggacttccctggtggcgcagtggttaagaatcctcctgccaatgcaggggacacgggttcgatccccggtccagaaagatcccacatgccggagagcaactaagcccgtgtgccacaactactgagcctgtgctctagagcccgcacgccacagctactgagcccatgtgccacaactactgaagcccgcatgcctagagcccgtgctccgcaacaagagaagcccgtgcactgcaacaaagagtaacccccgctcgccgcaactgaggaaagcccacgtacagcaacaaagacccaacgtggcaataaataaataaataaataaaaattaaaatcgtgttaaaaaaaaaaagaactatatgtGTTTGctacattataaaaaaaatagtataaggTTAACAGTGTCCATTTAAATGACTGGCATTTGGCAAGAATTGCATTtcccattttcccattttctcctttttttcctgttttttttacttccttcttgCCTACCTGTCCCCAGATCCTGTTTGAGTTCATTTAGGTTGGTCTTGGAGATATTCATTTGCACAAGAAAGCCTGGTAGTCCTCTCTGGCCTAGAGCTGCGTCAGTACTAGAATAAGAAGGGCAGGAGCCTAGAGAAACTTGGGGAAAGCAATAGGCCTGAAGACAAGACCTTGAATTTGGTGTTTGAAAGTTTAGGATTGAACTCCAGCTCTGTAATATACTGGTCATGGGACCTTgggcagtttttgtttgtttgtttttaactatttTGAGCCTCTTGCTATAAAATGAGAGTACCTATCTTACAACATTATTAGCAAATAGAGATAATATGTAGTTgaacagttgacccttgaacaacctgGGGGTTAGGGATGCCAACCCCTTGAACAGgtaaaaattcacatataattttGCAGTCAGCCCTCCATTTCCGCAGTTCCGCGTCCACAAATTCAACTAACCCCTCACGGTGTAGCGCTGTAGTATGCATCTGGTGAAAGCAATCAGCATTTAAGCAGCCCTGTGCAGTTCAGACCTGGTTTTTCAAGGTTATCAGAGCTGTAGGCTAAATTATCAGAGTTGTAGGCTAAAACTTTAGGACAGCTATTGAATAAACCAAAATATTCTGTGTGAAGGATTTACCATTCAGAGTAAGCCAAAGGTATATCAACTTGTGGAGTCTAGGGTAAAAAAGCAACATTTGGATTAACAAAACCCCTATGTGTGGATAAGCTTCTCCCTGTAGGCACTTGTTTTCATGCTAAAAGTTAAATGTCTTAAATCTTCTCCACCAGGCAGGGGGATGGCTCTATTTACAACCTCTCTTGTATGTTTGTCTgactttttatttgtaaaataatcatTTCTGGAAAATTGTATAGAAGATGGGTAACTTGTATCCTTGCTTGAGTCTCTACACTCTGCCAGTTAGCCCATATACTGTCTTCAAGTTATCTTCCTAAGGCATAACTTCAATATTTTACCATTCTGTCTCAAAAATTTTAGCCTAGAATCTGAATTTTATAGCATGGCATTCAAGGTTTTCTATGCTTATACTTCCACACTTTCTATTTTGATTCCCAGTACTCCCCTGCATAAACTCTCTATTTCAAGCAAACTGGCCATTTCTGCTTCCTGAATACACCTCAAGCTTTTCAGACCTGCTTTGCCTTTGACTAGATAGATAGAGAAGATGTCAGTGAAGTTAGAAAAATAGCCAAAAGGCACTCAGTAATACAAAGGGGTGGATATCTTTTTCAACTGTCCAGCACTTTGTTCTATTCTCTTTCTTTGATAAATTCTCCACTTTCCTTTAGGAAATTTCCCTCTTCTATCTGGTCCTGGAGAGCCTATCAATCACAATGCTGTACTCCAAGCTCAGCACAGGATTAAGCATGCGACCCAGGCTGGAAAAAATTACACTACCCATCCTCCTGCCAACAGAAGTTGGCCCAAGTGTGGGCATGTGACTTCAGTAGAGCCAATTGCATGGCATCTTTGGGACTGAGGTACAgatgcagaaatagaaaagatatcTTTTTCTGGATTTGGGAGGAAGAAAATCTGAGTCTCCAGTGGCTTTCCCAGCCTCAATGGAACAGTCTGTTGGTAATAGAAGAGAATGAAGTCAGTAacagagaagcagggagaagaaATGGAGAGAGCCCTCATATTCaatcatttcaaaaacaaaagacaccATTTCATCTCCCAGTTACATGAGCCAGTGATTTCCCTTTTATGCTAAACTGGTTTGAATTGGGTTTTTGCGCTTATAACTGAAAGCAAATAATGTATGTCTGGTCAACAACTGGTCCACTTTATCAAGTCCTGCAGAGTTCAAAGAATGAGAGTCCTGAGAAAGGACCACAGTGTGTACGTGTAATAGTCATTTGTGACTTCCAGAGTGTTGTTTTATTTGAATAGATGGGTGGAAAATATAgacagggaaaaaagaatttgtatctatgaaaagaaatggaaaccatGGAGGAAAGTAAGAACCAGTTTAGGAATTAGAGAGAAAAACAGGTTGAAGTAGagctttgttgttttatttgtttttaaatattgcagAGATTTGTATATATTGGTAGGTCACTAGTaattcatttaaagaaagaaatggagacaaatTAAATAATTGAAGGTGCAAGATCTTGAAGGAAATAGGAGAAATACTCAAGAGCACAAGTAGGAGTATTGGCTTTGGAAAGAGGAGAGGTTGCTTCTGACataggagggaaaggagggataGGTGAGAGGTTTTAACATGAGgataagagaagagaaacaagttCACACTTGCatccttcaaattttttttaagacatggGAACTCTCATGAACTCATTTTATCGTTAGGTTTCCTGATCATCTCTTCCTAGTCAATAGTAGACTTAGATACTGAAATTACAACTTCTGAACTGTACACATCATTTTCAAAGGGCAAGAAACTTATTCCCTTTTCCAACAAACACTTTATCCATCAGGCTTTATTGCATTATGTTATAGATTCTTTATGCTTTTGTAATTGACCCAAGTAACTATGTATCATAGTAGCTAATGGGGTAGTGTTTTTGATGATAATGATCATTCTAATAAAATGGAATTGAGCAAATATGAAGAGATGACTTctgggtgggataaattgggagactgggattgacatatacatgctactatatgtaaaatagataactaataagaacctactgtacagcacagggaactctacgcaatactctgtaatgacctatctgggaatagaatctgaaaaagagtggatatatgtatatgtataactgatttactttgctgaacacctgaaactaacacaacattgtaagtcaactatactccaataagaattaatttaaaaaaccaaagagaTTACTTCCAATTTGTGAAATTAAATTTGTGAGAAGGGTGAAATAGAATGAAGACTAATCTCCTTAGAAGtgtctttaaatatataatttatagaatAGCAGacttttgaagatattttaaggCTTTGCACAATTTCCACTTGAGTAAAAACCAGATGCAGCACAAATAAAGCTGGCCTgtttaatttatatgttttaaacaGCAACTTCTACTCAGAATTCTCAGTGCTTTTATAACTAAGGTGCTGTGAATCTCTGCATTTCAGGTGGTGTAGTTATATTTTAACCTTCTTTAGaggttttctctttattatcATGAATATTACCATGAATTTTGAAGATCATATTATAACATGCagtttttcatatcttttatctaaaaaatacatttaaaattaattgaacaTCACATGACAGATTTGCCCATGAGAGGACGACTTTACATTTTGCTTAAACCTCACCACATCTTggtttcttaataaaaatttcaagaatttgattttttaagggattcatataaagaaaaagagaaattctatCTTAATGGGAAGTTTCCAAGTTCTGACCCATCTTTGGGAGGAGAGTATTTTCTATTAGGCAGGACTAAGTTTGGATTCTGTCTCCCCACTCAGTTTCTGAGTCTCTAGGTTAAGTTTTTCATCTTTTGCAAGCCTCTGTCAGATGGGAATAATCGTGCTGTCTCCCTTATAGGAATCTAGAAAGATATGCCTATAAAGCACATAATACAAGCGTGACATGTAACAACTGCATAGGAAATGCTGGCCCTATGACTGTTTCTAGGGAATAGCACAAGAGCACATAATAAAAGGGACGAGATCGGGAATAAGAAAGAACCATTATAACTGAAATTTGTAACATTTCAGCCTCACGTATGCTAAGAATCGTGAATGGCAGTGCTATGTCTGAGGATGCTGAACTGATTGTGGTAGTAAAAAGATAAACTACCCATTTCTTCTTGGGCTTTTCTGTTTCTACTTAGGCTTTAGTCCTGCCTATCTCCACACAAGCCACGTGTAAATCTCTTGTCATAAGACCTTAGCCATAGGACTTGTATCAAATttacactcattttttttaataaaacagaagTATGGTCTTTTATAATTAGTTGATTTATCTTTTCACTAAAGGTCTCTTTCTCCCCATCCGCCATAAATTCCCGACATCTAGGTCTTCTGAGAATTCTGCATGTGtcaacttttatatttatttctatgatacatgtcatttttttcacTCTGAAAGAAAAAGCTTAACTTATTCTTTAGGAAGAGAATCCACTTTTCCCTTGAAATCTACTGCCTTTGTAGTTGTACGTAATTTTGACTCCTTAAGTGTAGCTCTGAGTACTATTTATTTGCCTTCGAGCTTTTCAttagagctcaggctccagaggTTGACACCGATTCAGAATGCAAAATTTCTAACAGGCTGCTTCTGATGTTTATCAGAATGTGCTGTTTTTATGCTCTTGAAACATGCAGCTGTGCTATGACCTAGGTTGAACTTGGCCCCTGATACGGAAAACAAGACTGACCTGTGAAGGTGGGGCGGCTTCTTGCAGTTTGCTCACAGATCTCTCTGGCCGGGCTTTCATTTGTTCATAGCAGTTTTCATCCACTGGTTCTTGGGAGTGGAAAAGAGATTTACAACGGAAAACTAAAAAAATGCTGGCATGAATAAAAATACACGACCCAAACAACATTTAGCTATAAATGTGAAACCTTCAGGGATCATTTGACTAGGCTTTTTTTGTGAAGATacaaagagggaaggaagcaCAAACTGCTCTGCAGATCAGACTGTGGAGAAGTCTGTTGCCCTACAGCATTAACAATTAGACAAAAGAAGGTCACTTGGGATAAGAACGAGATCATATTAATTTCTTCATACCATTGTAGGACATGACACTCTCAACTTAAACTACCATTTAGATGTTATTGAGATCCCACGAGTTAAAGGATTGTCTGTGTTCCCTTTAAGCGTGATTACAAATGGTGCAGATGGCATAAAGCATAGAGCACATATATTGATGATTACGATTTGGTAATTTTTTCCATAAGTAAGACGTTTTACTAAGAGGCCTTCTTAACCTTACAtaccatttttgaaaaaagaggGTTTAGATTATGTTTGTCGTCCCATAAATCAGTGACAGGACAGTTCAGCCAGACTGTTTTGAGGGTCTGGGGTGTATACTGCTGGTACTAAGTACTTGGGGGTTTTTGTACCATGTCCACCAGCCAGCAGACCTGCACTTATTTCATCCTGTGGGGATGCTTACGGAATCATCCGTACCTTTCTTTCCCCAGATACTCCTATttaaaagggagaagaaggagagcAGACCTGGCAGAGATGTGGATTGCACCAGTTTGACCCcatagataaaaatatatgtttactaTAATACAAGGTACTTCAAAATCATTCAACCCTTTCTGAAAAGCAATGCAGAGAACTGGCCCATAGGGTGATGTTTCTCAAAGCATGGATCATGGAAAAcatgcattagaatcacctggaagccttGTTAAATAGCAGGTTCCTGAGCTCTATCATGGAACTACTAAATCAGAACCTGTAGGAGTGACACCTGTGCACATTAGACATGGCGACTGCAGATATGGTGGGCTTTGAGCCACCAGAATACATAAGAAATTAAGTCCTCAGATATTACAGGTGGGTACCAAAATTCCGCAAGGGGAAATgggagggaaaattatttttaatagtctaTTCCTGAAAAATAGTTTCTGATTCCTCAGAGTGCAGAGTTTAGAGGACACTTTACAGTGGGgggaaagacaaaaattaaataaattcttgACTCCTGTGTGTAACTTTAGGAgattccatactgttttgatatATAGAGATTCAGATAAGTTTAGCCCATTACTGGAAACCTCTGTGTTCGAGACTCAGAGATCAAC
Protein-coding regions in this window:
- the LOC118894708 gene encoding T-cell receptor-associated transmembrane adapter 1, whose product is MPENSECQFYVWAILAFLGLALTISLIFNISHYVEKQRQDKIYRYSDDYFPRENEYDLEDTPIYGNLDNVVPEPVDENCYEQMKARPERSVSKLQEAAPPSQETEAKVFYASLDHSCEGKRRKPKKQKTYSSDKDEDGQVHATDINLSKTTLMDSFPPESQAIEENIHDDPIRLFGLIRARKETVN